tttattgtttctccgtctagtactagctttactagtataattctatctcctactcttttcacagctactactgcgtctttcaatgtcctgtctatgattatacccactccgttcttgtttctctcctttccggtaaaccacaatttgtaccctgaattacccacttccttacttttctctcctacccatttagtctcctgaatgcaagcaatattcacccttctcctttccaaggtatctacaagctccattaattttcctgtaagtgatccaacattccaagtaccaaccctgatcctcctcctatcctgctccttcctaattggtctcattctatgatatcttctattattttctatgtctatcttgtgttctgttccactatttgttctattatctgtcctatggactaacttctttacccacacccgtccatgatgtgggaacccttgctcacttaacaccacacccgggcgccggcatggcgcgtcgctttcggtgaacgccctacacccttgcatatttatcactacacccgggctccgatgtagcgcgtcgttagtagaggacgccccaacgtttatatcatttgaatccatatcatagggtgtgacgaaatttttacgctggttgtcacctaccgcaactctcctcctttatccgggcttgggaccggctaagcgcaaactacttaggcggagttaagaTACATATAGCTAAAAGTACTAAAACAGGAAAGATATAAACACCAAGAAAGACGCATTTGCACGCAAAGAAATTCAAGTCAAAGTCATATAGGTGTTGTAAGCACACAAATACAATAAGTGAAGCAACATGCATAGATCAAAAAGAGTATGTTGCAGATCTTCATCCACAAAAACCAATTAGTCATGTAAATAGAAATGTAACTTCAATTTTTCTCATTACCCTCTTAACATTACTACTGCATAACGATAATAACTAAATCAACAACAAAAATGTTTTGCATAGCAAAGTGTTTCCAACTTCATACCTGCCTGTGCATATTATTTAACTCAACAACATCATGGTCAACAATACCCAACCGCCCTGCAAGGTAAAGACAAAAATTTTATAAGGAAAAGGAAAAGGTAGTCTTTTGTGGTAGGTTACCATTttatattctcatgtatcatcTGTAAACAATTATCAATAACCTTTAGTGCACAAAAGATGCCTAGATGTTGCATTAGTCCTTCCACTCAATTGCTAACATGTTTTATCCATTTCTGGTGCTTTTAACCATGACTGTATgcctaaaaaaattaaatcattaacaCATTTAGAAGACTTGATAGTCCGTATGCtgagaactaaaattaaaagagggcATTTGATGATTTGAACATATATGTTTACGTGTATATTATGCTAGAATATTAACGTATATGCCTTGATGGATATTACTAAATAATTTAACTTCCAAACCAAGCACATATCTCAGGCCTCATGAAAAAGCAAGTCTTACCAACACCTGAAGCTGCCAGATATAACAGAGCAGGCGAGCCCAACCCTCCAGCTCCAACAACTAAAATAGAAGACTTTAAGAGATTCGACTGCCCTACAATTGAAAAAACAAAAGGAGTTGACACACTAGCTACCATAGTATCAAATGAAGAAATTTGATTTGAACcctaaaattgaattgaattatacaacataaatgataaatatattagcTTTAAGAAAGACGAGAACCTTGAACTCCAAAGGAAGGGAGCAAGAGATGACGACTGTAACGGTAAATCATATCAGGCGATAAATCATTGCTGAACCCAGAATGAGGGTTGGAAATTGAAAGACGAGAACCATTAGAGGAGACGGTGTCATTTTGGAGATTCAAGTGAGGAAGCTGAGCTTCGAGAGACGCAATCTGATTCTCTATGTCGGTCTTAGAAGCCTTCAAGATTTGAATTTGGGCGAGGATTCGAGCTACTTCACCTCCATTTGACTCCATTTGAATTGGTTGCTTGGTTTTGTTTTTGCAGAAAATGAGGGTTAGAGTAACGAGAAGAATAACAGTCAACATAGAAACCCTTTGGCTTTTAGATTTTTTTATGATAATATtcctaaaattattatttttttaaatttagtgtCCTTTTGAAGCTATAGTTGAAGTGCAAAAACtgttattttctaaaattttattaatttaattttaaattatatttttaacattatctaattaatacatttttaatattacaattatAGATATAATTGGGAGCTTGGCATATCAATTGATGAACATGCTTAATGATTCAGGACGCCCCAAATGGCTTGAATGTGATGGAGGCCTTTGGCGAGAGGATGAGGAAACTTTTGCCAAGGACGCTGAGAAGATTTCTGGGATATCTAAGCAGGATTATATCCTGTGACCGACTGTTGGTTCAATAAATCAACTTTCTAGGTTGTTTCTTTCTAGTTTCTAAGTTACAGTAAATTTCTACtccattgtttttttttttcttcaattgatttttttctaTTTCTGTCCTTCAACAAAATCAAAAATCAAGCGTAGAGGAGAGTTCAAATGAATCTGTGCCTTTTCTGAGACTAACGTTAGTTCATTGAATTGCTAAATATGAATCTTTTCCTATAATAGTTATATAactttttgaagcttatcaagaacacaaaattaaatttgattaattaTTCCCCAGTTCATGTAGTTATGATGTTGCAATTGTTTACCTTCTATTAAGTCAGGCAGTTGCAAATTTAGAGAGAAATTTTTCTCATTATTTCTTGGTTTTCGAGAGACTCTTTTTTGCCCCCTGCTTTATCGTCCTGTGGCCTTTTCTTGCTTTATCAAGACAAGGGATGGCTCTTCCCTGATTCGGAAAGTGCAAATATTTTCTGCTCTATGTTGTTTTTCAAATGCAAGTTCAATGTTTCTTGGAGAGGTTCATCTTTAGACTTGATTTGTTTTTGTCAACTAGGCTGTGTTTGGCTTTAAAGAGTGTTGTGATACTTTGTGCATGATACCTCTGGAGTCTTCATGTTCATCAATTAATGGCTGACTTGTAAGAGAGTGGGACACCGTGACTTCTGTCATGCGTCACCCTCCAATGATTGTTGGCTCTAAATTAAGTGACAGGGAGAACAAGGCTACGGTGGAAAGAAAGGGTTGAGGGTTTGGTGcaaattcttaattcaagagcgGATTTTAAAGAGCAAGAAGTCAATCTATCTTTTCTTATTAATGTTGCTCTCTTTTCACTATTGAAAAATGTTGTTGGTGTTGTGGTGCTATCAGGGAAGACACAGAAAGTTTCTTTGTTGCTATCCTCTTTCTTCTATCTCCTTCCTTAGCTGTACTAgtaggggtgagcaatcggttcaaatcgaatcgaatcgaaccgaaccgaattaaactATTAAAATCGAACCGtcaattttagaaatcaaattgaaccgaaattagtgaaaaaccgaatcaaatcgaaccgctttaattcggttcggttcggtttaaaccgatcagtttgatttttgattgattttttaatttagacttgattttcaagttatttggtctaattttaactttggtttgaacctaataaccattaatcaatgaaattaaataattaatatatataaaattaaatataattcataaattttccataaaaataaattaattcaaaaatcaattcagttcgatttagttcgatttgactatataaatcactattcggttcgattcggttttttctcttcaaaaccgaaccgaaccgaaataatcgaaatttttataaattaaaatcgaatcgaatcgattaacttttaaaatcaaaccgattgaaccgaattaaatcaattcgattcgatttttcggtttgaaccgtATTGTGCTCAGCCCTAAGCTCTAGGACTTTGATTATTTTGggcttttaagccatttattttgTGAGATTGAGCTAACTGAGCCTCAACTGCCCTTTTTTTCCTGGATCAAGGCTTAACCCTTTAGGCATTAGCAACGGGCTGGACTTAAAAAGTACGTTGACAGTCGAAATTCATGCAtccattaattattattattttattttgcaCGAGCTACCTATTTAATAATCAATAACCACAAATTCAACAATCATGAAAAACGATGtacaaaaaaaaattcataaacaaATGTTGGGAAGGATTTTAGCTAACAATTTTacaggaaataaaaatttataaatctttATTTAGTAGGTGAATTTGGTTAGGTCATCTATAATCAAATGCCATAACCACTTCTTGAAAACCAAATCTTGCTATTATATTTCATATATTCTCAATGGCcagagaattttaaaaaatttctgTTAGCAAGAGCTTGATGCAACAAATGATGGATTGGCAGACAAATCTTCCTCTTTCAATGTATGCAATTTAGCAAAAACCCCAACAAGAGTTGCAGTATTATAAGTGCAGGCCTCAGTTTGCATGTAATTTTCTCTCTCATCCCAAAATTCATCCTTGTCATCGGGCCCACCAACTATGGCCCCCAgaataacattagggtttggatCTTGCCGGCTGTACCAAAGATCATACCCTTGTGTGCACCCAATAAAACCCTTGTTCCCTCTATATGATTCGATGGATGCTCCTCTGTGGTGGACCCTTAAAGGGTATTTCAAACCATACCCAACTAAGTAGCTCATGCCCATTGGATTATTACCCAATATGTAATCAACTTGTGATTTTGCGAAACTGAAAATTTCTTGTGGGGACATCGTCCCCTGATCACAATTAACCCGCTGATTTGATGCGTGAAGGTAATCAGAGTAAACTGTGAGAAGAAAAGCAGCCGTTGATACATATTGGAGGTTGTTCCACTGGCGGATGTATAGTAAACCCCCTGGGGTGCGTTCCACATTAGTGACATTGCTTTTGTTAAGGCAAGCACATAAATAATACTCTGCTTTTGAACGGTATTTCTCTAATATGAGCTTGTGTTTTCTCAGCCTCTCATCCGTTAATAACTGCAACATATTATTAAGAAATGCAAGTTAGAGAGCTCATTTTGAGTCTTGACATGATTATgaaattgtaagaaattaattaggtttttttTCTCTATAGAGAAATTTACTGAGCTATGAATCCTTTCATTCAATGATTCTATTATAGGCCTTTAGAAGCTAAAATGAACTTGCAATTTTGTGCTTAAAAAGAGCAAAAtatggagagaaagagagagacgtGCTAATACCATGGAAGCAATGAGCTGAACACCAGCATACTTGACATCCCAGCTAAATTCAGAGATGGCCCAAGTGATCCCACCAAATCCATGAGCATTCTTTAACGCATACATCAAATAAGCCTCATTGTCGGTGGCCTTGTATAGCCACAAGGCAGCCCATAACAACTCATCCTTGTACCCACTCACCGACGAATAGTAGCCCTTCACCACCTGCACACTCTCATCATATTTTCCTCTGTGCTTGTCTCCAAACTCGAACAACTGCATCACAACCCATCAACCCTTTTATTAAAAAATGGATTTCAACGAGCCATTTACTTACAAagccattttttaaaaattgttaatCATGGATTAGTTAAACCCAATCTCTAATTTCATACCTTGAGTTCTAAGGAGAATTTTGGTTAATAGTCTACCTACCTTGTATTAACAAGTTAACAAGGTTATTAACTTACTTCTTTTGCATGATGCAATAGTAGGTAGGAATAATGTGGGTTTGTTCTCCTGAATACGATTGATGCTGCTGCCAATGCCGCCGCAGTCTCTCCGGCGACATCCGACCCAGGGTTTTTTTCATCCACTTTGTAGGCTTGCCGAGACGTCGTCATGTCTTCTGGCCGTTGCCAGCAGTAATGATCGGTGTAGCCATCACCCACCTGAAAACGTCATGTTGTAGTAGTAATGTAGTTTAAAATGTCCCACGCTCCATTAACAATGACAATGCGACTGGAAATGCTTCATGAATAATCCGTCACCTGAACCCACAAGACATTTGGGTGAGTGTGTGCCTTGATGAAGTAATCCGTCCCCCACTTGATAGCTTCAAGGGCATGCTGGTACTCGCCGGCGACGGAAATTTGTTTTCCGTATTGGATAACACCCCAGGCAAGCATTGTGACGGTGAAAGCCATGGGCAGACCAAATTTGACGTTATCACCTGCATCGTAGTATCCTCCAACCAAGTCCACCTTcacagaaagaagaagaaaaccaataatttcccatcaaaattAATATAGACGGCAACAAAGGTGGCAGAGGAGGAATGAACGCACTTACTCCTTGTTCAAGGCCATCGGTGAGGGCAGAATGGTGGCGCCAAGTGACTCTTTGATTGTAAGGTAAGCGGCCGGAGCGTTGGGATTCTAAATAGAGTAGACTCTTGGAAAGAGCTTCAGCGTAGTTGAAAGATTGGCACGTGGGTAATAAAACAGCGGTGAAggtgaaggagaagaagaagagaagaaggaatTTTCTTTGCTTGTTCTTGTCATCCTCCATTTTTGTTCGGCTCTCTTTTCTCCTTGAAGCTTTATTTATGTATTCTCTTTGGTACCTCCAGCAGCACCTTTATATACGTTCTAGGCGCAAAGGGGGTGCTCGCTGTTTAAAGCTGATGACTGATTGTGTGATATCGTGTTTATGTAAACTTCGTGTCGTGGGACGAGTTGATTGGCTGAATTAATAATTGAAGCGCTACTTTCGTCTACCCATAAGAAAATTGATGTACGTGTGATAGAAATAAGACTGGCGTAAAGGagaaattttagaaaataatcattatatatatataaattttattatactcATTAATTTTAGTGAGTatcatataaattttattaaaattaagagtCAAAATCAATTCattgtatatatattattatgtTGCATCGAACAAAAATTCTTCGGATAGAAGAGTTTGAGATCGACCTCAACATTTTCTATCGTTAGGAAAGTTTAGGTCCACTAATACTACTCGTTAATTAACTTGCCTGTTGTAAATGAGGAATTATTAGGTGCATCCGGTGTACATACACCTTCTCTCATAATCATGTAGGATCCACTTCCTATATAATAGGAATGACCCACTTTCTATGAGAGAGGGAGCAGTATTTTTTAGTGCTCCTGGTGCACCTAATAATTAATCGTTGTGAACCTGTTTGGATTTGTTATTCAAATCTCAACATAGAGAAATAATTTATAGCTTTTGTGATAAAAATCTCTCATTTTTATACAGTGAaccttttaattaattagttgctGCAAAGTGATtgctctttttaaaaaaaaaaaaatcaatacctAATGCATGTTTTGgttataatttaaaaatgaagTTTGTTTtaccaataaattttaatttaaggatATTGAAATTGTACATTAGGtggaagaaaaaaaatattttcatttagcGTTAAtagttttataaaattaataaatcattTCTTCAaaagaatttattaaaaaaatggaCGGATTTAATTTAAGATAGGAGATTTGCTCAAATTTTAATTATAGAATAAATACCttattttaaatcaatataggacaccATACTTCACTTGCATCTCAATATTAACACtttaaatatgaaattttcagGCAAATATATTTACAGATGGTTCAATACTAAAATAAGATAGACTTTAATGTCATGTTAAGAAAACAAACTGAGCCTAATTctacaaaaaataataataataataatttaagaaGAGaaggtttactcaaattttatatataattcaaatccttcatctcaaactaACGAAGGACGATAAAATTTTACATACCAGACTGACTTTTATCTTTTCAAAAGATAATTAAATAGGATTCTGCACTTGTAGTTAAATCTCTACACAAATTGAACACAGCATGAACCAATGCAATTTTGATGTTAATGATTCAGAGGTGCTCAGGCGTTTGGTGCTTCTGGTTTCCAATTCATATGTTCTTTCATGCCTAAAATCCAAACCCATAATCATGATTTCATTAATTCAATGGAATTATTGGTAAAGTAGAATTGCCTGTTGATGATACTGATTTGCGGCCATTACAGCCGAGAACACAGAGCTTCATTATCCAAGTTTTCCATTTTCACGTACTCTTTCCTCTACACAGTCCAATTTTTTTGCCAATCATCAGAAAATCTCCGGTTAACCATTCCACCATGGAACTTTGCCTACTTTGGCTGGAGGCTCAATCGGTATAACAATCTTTGGATTGGGACCAAGCTCGCAGCTGTATGCTTTCCCACTGATATCTGTAGTATAGAATTGGCATCTAAGCCCACGTAGAGTTTGGATCAACCAAGCCCAGGTCCGAATGCTTTTCAAATCCGAACTCAAAGATGGTCTCTAACCGGCAGAATCTCTCCTCCAAATTCGGACACCTAGGCAGAGATCGGATTGATTGTCAATCATGTCAGAGATCACAGCTGATATTAAGCACTATAATTAATATACGTTCCATTGTGCTATGAAAGAAAAAAGTGAAGAATCAGCCGAGATTCTGAGTAATCGCTCTCCATATCCTTATATAAACAAGTTTAAAGTATAGGGTAACGTATGTTAACGAATTCTatacaaaataaattatattttctcatatttttaaatattttttttattaatttgaacaTCAAAATAGTTATGTGTCAATCATCAGCCATTACTTATTTTCTTGTTCTTAAATGACTTGAGGTCATTAgtgataattaatatttaaaaacatGAAACATGAATTTGAATGTCTGAATCATCATCATTATAAATCATTGTAGTTATGGCTATtgttaaaaaaatcaaaaaatgaaaaaaaaaattaaaagaaaatggtGTTTGAAAGGGGTGGAGTGCTTGATGGAATTGCGAACGTTATCGAATGAAATatctttttattttatcaattaaatagtttttcattcaaaattcattatatatagtctttagaaaattcaaatttaagaaaaatcatttctttcatttttttagcCTTTATCCTTATTATGTATTATATTGGTCTACATTGACATGTTATTAAGCAATGTGGAACTcattgaatttttaatttaatagtattaaaatattttctaatattataattaaattaaagaaaaaaaaagaaaatattattgtaaaaaaaattagttagtgaaaaagaaaaaaaatgggcaAAGTGGTGAAATTAAAGCTACTTGAATcactaagattttttttttttttttcacattgtTAAGTCTTAAATACACTTTTAGTCACTAACAAAAATGGATCACTTTCCAACCTGATTTTGATGAGGCATCTTGTCAAATTTTATATGATtttgttttaataattttttataaaaattttctatGTGATGAAAAAGAATAGAAAGAAAATTTTAAGGATGCATTAAAAAATCATTTTTCATTACACATATTAAGGTTTTTATTTAGTTGTAATACATTTTAGTAATTGTCTTTTAGTTTCTTTTATCaataattttttgatattttataaatatttttttttcttattaataagaTAAGTAAAATATATCCttaaaataagaaatatttttaaaaaaattaatttatttagaattaaattatatataaaaaacgaCTGAAACTTACTAAAGAAAAAATTATACATTTTTAGTTTTTTCAGATAAGCCCATCATCTCAAGCCCACTTAAGAAGTCTAAACCCATCTTCTCTAAAACCCATCTTCTCGATTATGTTTCATTTCATGTATTTAATGTTTGATTGTTGGATACTTTAATTGGGTTCTGTTCGATTTTCAGTCAGTATTGGATCTTATTGGAGTTTGAGCTCAGATCATGGCATGAAGATTTGGGGGTCGGGGTTGAACTTCGGGATCTCTTGTAACTTTTGAAGAACAGTGGAGACAATCATAAGGGTGATTGGCAAGTCCCATAGAGTCAAAGACCCATCATTCCATTGTCACTGTTATCAGCAGTGGAACTAAAATTTGACATTGGAAGCGAATgccttataattttattttatttttttaacagtcACTTTCAATTGAAGTTGATGGAACTTTTTTTATTGcatcaataaattttatttttgcttgtaatattaatttttaaattttattaattagttaCCAATTCAAGTGCAGACGCAAGTAAAAAACTACATAAGTAAAATCTTAAAATTGCAAGAAAAATTTTATAAGTTCACTGGATATgattatcaaaataattaaaataaaacataatttattagaaattaataaaaatttttactaaatttttcattcatatatgcttaatatcaaattttaataaaaaaataataaaaaaattaataataatagagaatagatgagaaagaaagtTAATTCTTGaacttttaagtttttagatatatatatatatatatatatatatatatatatataaataattatgatttattattttgatggactaaaatttttttaattaagggTATAAATCATGAAATGAGATAAGTTAAAATTATGAAAACAATTGAACTTAAATATTAaaagggaagaaaaaaaaaagagttgaaATAAGTGTGCAGTATTAGTCTAATTCAGAGGTGGCATGAATCTACATAAGAACAATTATAATAAACTgtttaaaaaaattgttttgcCAAGGAGCGGTGACCACTGCTGGTCCCCAAGTTCCGCCGTTGACCATGTCGATCTGCGCTCCAGTTCACAATAGCTTTAATCTTCAAGGTCCCACTGTTGAAATATtgtgaaaatttgagaatttttttgttaaaaaatattttcttcaaatcTGTATACTTGTTTGATTTTGTCATTTGATGTTGATTTGTTGACTTGTTGCtgtggatttttttttatataattgttGTAGAATTATTGAACTAATTTGTTGAATAATAAGTGGATTTTCGATTTATGCTTAATCATTAAATTTGTTTTCGTTCTTTACTTTTGTTGTGAGATTAGACAAAACGGTGGATGGAAGCTTGAATGTTGTAACAGAGGATAGAGAAACGGAGAATGGAGCAAAGTAGATGGAAGCTATCAGTTAGAAGAATATGAGCAAAAGAGTTAGAAGAATATGGAAGTAATATCTGAGGATGGGCAAAAAGGTCGCATTATCATATCTGATAAGAGcaaaattagaaaaagaaaaatattccTGTTTCAAATTGAGACTGTTCAATGTATACGAAATGATAAACCCCTGTTGATCATATAAAGCATTCCATTGTTCATCTCCTGGTCTACAAAATACGACCAACTGAAGGATGCACTTGTAATTTACCCTATTAATTTTCCAAATCGTTTTCTTTCGATCTTCAATCTATATATTACATGTTTTTACCTAAATATAACAAATTATATTTTACAGATCACAAcaaagaaataaatttaaaataggaCTTAGATTTTATAGACCACGGACTCAACCAAGGTCATATTTCTTTCCACTGGCAAAGATTGGCAAAAAATAAACTAATTTTCACCTGTTGTAACGGCGCAAGTAATAGTTTAAACTTTGCAAAAGGACAAAAGGAAAAAGCAATTGAAAGGCCTCAAGAAGCAAACAAgctttcattaaaattgtaaatttagaGAAAATGCTAAGCTCCACAAAATATCACAATGATATTTGGTAAATAAGGTGCAGAAACAATGGACATGGGCGACTGGTGAACAACCTACTCCACTCTTCTCACCATTAAATTAACACTCTACAAACTAATACATTAAGCAATAGAACCGCCTGTTTGGTGCAGCATTGCATCTATCTCGTCCCCATCCTCCATTTCCAACTGTAGCAACAAAATATTAGAAATAATAAACTTAAATAATAGTGTGCCCTACACAACTACTTACACAAattgaaagagagaaagagagagatacCTCATCTGGAGTCTGCTCCCCACGAAGCCGACGACCATCGAAGAGAAATGCAATAGAATTGAGCTCCACTGACTGACGATCACAATAAGCATTCATGAGCTTCTTCAGTTGAGTGCTTCTCTTAATCCTGAAGAATACTTCATTACCATCCTACAATATAAAGCCAAATTTCAGTTTAGTGCTTCTCTTAATCCCAAACATACTTCATTACCATCCTACAAAATAAAGCCAAATCAGCCTGTTCATCTCTAAAACACCATCAGATTTGCATCCatcataagttaaaaaaaaaaaaatgtacatCTCATTCACAAAGAAATTCCTGTGAATAAGAATAAAGATAAACTATTTGATGTAGAACAAAGAGAAAGAACCAAGAATTAGGAAAAATCAATGACCAATCCTTGAGGAAAGAGAACTAATTCTTAACAATTTTATTAATCTCAATAATAATCATAGTCAAAGCtactaaataatagaaaattagcTCAATGTATAGAGTTTACAACCCTAATCAAATTAGGAATAGAAATCTTAATGCAACtctaattaggaatactaaataagataaattaagaaataatagacctaataataataaaaatcataaacaataaaaaaatcttcaaatttcctaattctataataattaaaattcataaataaaattttaagcttcCTATTCTTCATTACCATTCTATGGTTAAGCTCAAAACACAACTAGGAGAGAATAGAGATCAGTGTAAATCGGTTAAAACACACCTTATTAATAGAGACATCATCACATAAACACAACTAGGCACAACAAAAAATCAATCAACTAAAAATAAGTGGACCTTCACAACTAGGAGAGACAAGAAATCGGTTAAAATCGAAAAACTAAACCATAACTGTTCTAATTCGATTTTTCGGCTTAAACAGTTCAATTCGTTTATTATTTTTAAGAATATTAGTTAATTAGGTTTGGTTCTGTTATTTTGCGaataaactaaaataatcaaaCCAAGCCTATATATTACACTAAAGTTACAACATTTTGTGTCTGCCTATAAAAACCCTTAGCTAGTTCTCACTGAGCAATGCCCACAAACCGATGCCCCCCTCTCACCTCTTCTCTCTTCTATCCCTCCCTCTCTATTGATGCTCAATTTCTTACTCTCCACTCTCAAGTTTCAATCTCTTTTCTGATCCTTAACTCAGCTTTCTTCAACCAATTCTAA
The Hevea brasiliensis isolate MT/VB/25A 57/8 chromosome 15, ASM3005281v1, whole genome shotgun sequence genome window above contains:
- the LOC110673475 gene encoding small ubiquitin-related modifier 1, with translation MSGLTNQEEDKKPADQSAHINLKVKGQDGNEVFFRIKRSTQLKKLMNAYCDRQSVELNSIAFLFDGRRLRGEQTPDELEMEDGDEIDAMLHQTGGSIA
- the LOC110673469 gene encoding endoglucanase 11, with translation MEDDKNKQRKFLLLFFFSFTFTAVLLPTCQSFNYAEALSKSLLYLESQRSGRLPYNQRVTWRHHSALTDGLEQGVDLVGGYYDAGDNVKFGLPMAFTVTMLAWGVIQYGKQISVAGEYQHALEAIKWGTDYFIKAHTHPNVLWVQVGDGYTDHYCWQRPEDMTTSRQAYKVDEKNPGSDVAGETAAALAAASIVFRRTNPHYSYLLLHHAKELFEFGDKHRGKYDESVQVVKGYYSSVSGYKDELLWAALWLYKATDNEAYLMYALKNAHGFGGITWAISEFSWDVKYAGVQLIASMLLTDERLRKHKLILEKYRSKAEYYLCACLNKSNVTNVERTPGGLLYIRQWNNLQYVSTAAFLLTVYSDYLHASNQRVNCDQGTMSPQEIFSFAKSQVDYILGNNPMGMSYLVGYGLKYPLRVHHRGASIESYRGNKGFIGCTQGYDLWYSRQDPNPNVILGAIVGGPDDKDEFWDERENYMQTEACTYNTATLVGVFAKLHTLKEEDLSANPSFVASSSC